A window from Hymenobacter volaticus encodes these proteins:
- a CDS encoding type 1 glutamine amidotransferase domain-containing protein, with amino-acid sequence MNLLMVLTSHDQLGNTGKKTGFWLEEFAAPYYVFKDAGATLTLASPKGGQPPLDPKSDEPGAQTEATKRFKQDPDAQNALATTVTLDSVSTADYDAVFYPGGHGPLWDLAEDKTSIAIIEAMYLAGKPVAAVCHAPGVLRHVKSPTGSLLVEGKAVTGFTNTEEAAVQLTDIVPFLVEDELKKAGGHYSKVEDWQPYIVTAGNLITGQNPASSEAAAVELLKQLGR; translated from the coding sequence ATGAACCTACTAATGGTTTTAACCTCGCACGACCAGCTAGGCAATACCGGCAAGAAAACTGGTTTTTGGCTAGAGGAATTTGCGGCACCTTACTACGTGTTCAAAGACGCTGGCGCTACCCTCACGCTGGCTTCTCCTAAAGGCGGCCAACCACCCCTCGACCCCAAGAGCGACGAGCCCGGCGCGCAGACCGAAGCCACCAAACGCTTCAAGCAAGACCCCGACGCCCAGAACGCCTTGGCCACGACCGTGACGCTCGATAGTGTTTCAACTGCTGACTACGATGCCGTATTTTACCCTGGAGGCCATGGCCCGCTGTGGGACCTAGCCGAGGATAAGACCTCAATTGCCATAATTGAAGCTATGTACTTGGCTGGCAAACCAGTGGCAGCCGTTTGCCACGCACCGGGTGTGCTGCGGCATGTGAAGTCACCCACCGGCTCGTTGCTGGTAGAAGGCAAGGCGGTTACGGGTTTCACTAATACCGAAGAAGCCGCAGTTCAACTGACCGATATTGTGCCCTTCTTGGTGGAGGATGAACTGAAGAAAGCCGGCGGCCATTATTCGAAGGTAGAAGACTGGCAGCCGTACATAGTGACAGCTGGCAACTTGATTACCGGCCAAAACCCGGCCTCATCAGAAGCCGCCGCCGTAGAACTGCTCAAGCAGCTAGGCAGGTAA
- a CDS encoding putative quinol monooxygenase, with the protein MSKQVANPADVYCVAAEWRAQAGQEKRVAQLLLKIAVAVEQHEPGNLQYTAHQDPVEPGHFFLYEQYINKEAFEAHRQTAHYQEIVINQIVPLLTERKVFFYLPLV; encoded by the coding sequence ATGAGCAAGCAAGTAGCTAACCCGGCTGATGTATACTGTGTAGCAGCCGAGTGGCGGGCGCAGGCCGGACAGGAAAAACGTGTAGCCCAGTTGCTACTGAAAATTGCAGTGGCTGTCGAACAGCACGAGCCCGGCAACTTGCAGTACACTGCGCACCAAGACCCGGTAGAACCAGGCCACTTTTTCCTCTACGAACAGTATATCAACAAAGAAGCCTTCGAAGCGCACCGCCAAACAGCCCACTACCAAGAAATTGTAATCAACCAGATTGTGCCTTTGCTTACGGAGCGCAAGGTATTTTTCTACCTCCCTTTGGTATAG
- a CDS encoding NADP-dependent oxidoreductase → MKTQAILLASRPQGEPTANHFQFETREVPALTTDQVLLKTRYVSVDPYMRGRMSDAKSYIAPFEVGKPIVGGVMAEVVESQNEKLLVGSLVVGNLAWQEYNVADGAAVQQIPADKAPISYFLGLLGMPGLTAYFGLLDICQPKAGETVVVSGAAGAVGMVVGQLAKIQGAHVIGTAGSDEKVAYLKELGFDEAINYKTTPDIAQALAAAAPNGIDCYFDNVGGAISDAVYDQLNKHARIALCGQISTYNATEVPVGPRPEGKLLKTSAKLQGFIVSDYLNRWPEGVKQLTEWYSEGKLKFEETITEGFDQIPAAFLGLFKGENTGKAVVKVA, encoded by the coding sequence ATGAAAACACAAGCCATCTTACTGGCGAGTCGCCCCCAAGGCGAGCCAACAGCCAACCACTTTCAGTTCGAAACCCGCGAAGTACCCGCGCTTACAACTGACCAAGTCCTGCTCAAGACCCGCTACGTTTCCGTGGATCCTTACATGCGCGGCCGCATGAGCGACGCCAAATCGTATATAGCACCGTTTGAGGTAGGTAAGCCTATTGTAGGTGGCGTAATGGCAGAGGTAGTAGAAAGCCAGAACGAGAAGCTGTTAGTAGGCAGCCTTGTGGTTGGCAACTTAGCCTGGCAAGAATACAACGTAGCGGATGGCGCGGCTGTGCAGCAGATACCAGCCGACAAAGCGCCTATCAGCTACTTCCTTGGGCTGCTCGGCATGCCTGGTTTGACTGCTTACTTCGGCCTGCTCGACATCTGTCAGCCTAAAGCCGGTGAAACGGTAGTGGTATCGGGGGCTGCCGGGGCCGTAGGCATGGTAGTAGGACAGTTAGCCAAGATTCAGGGCGCCCACGTTATCGGAACAGCTGGCTCCGACGAGAAAGTGGCTTACCTGAAAGAGTTAGGCTTCGATGAAGCAATCAACTACAAAACCACTCCCGACATAGCTCAGGCCCTTGCTGCCGCAGCCCCTAATGGTATCGATTGTTACTTCGACAACGTGGGCGGCGCTATCAGCGACGCCGTGTACGATCAACTCAACAAGCACGCTCGGATTGCCCTTTGCGGTCAAATTTCCACTTACAATGCCACCGAAGTACCCGTTGGCCCACGCCCGGAAGGCAAGCTTCTCAAAACCAGCGCCAAGCTTCAGGGTTTTATCGTTTCCGACTACTTGAACCGCTGGCCGGAGGGTGTAAAACAACTGACCGAGTGGTACAGCGAAGGCAAGCTCAAGTTCGAGGAGACTATCACTGAGGGTTTCGACCAAATTCCGGCAGCCTTCTTAGGCCTGTTTAAAGGCGAAAATACCGGTAAAGCCGTAGTAAAGGTAGCCTAA
- a CDS encoding organic hydroperoxide resistance protein, with protein sequence MKIEKVFTAQAKAKGGRDGHISSDNHVLDLGLSTPKEMGGPGKAGTTNPEQLFAAAYASCFEGALGVAARQAQVKLEGVTVEALIGFGKAEDGGYGISADLHVNIPGIGQSQAEELVEAAHGICPYSRATRGNIEVNLTTTTNAA encoded by the coding sequence ATGAAAATCGAAAAAGTTTTCACGGCGCAAGCCAAAGCCAAAGGTGGCCGCGACGGCCATATTTCCTCCGACAACCATGTACTCGATTTAGGATTGAGTACGCCGAAGGAAATGGGCGGCCCCGGTAAGGCTGGCACAACCAACCCCGAGCAGCTCTTTGCCGCCGCTTACGCGTCCTGTTTTGAAGGAGCATTAGGCGTAGCTGCCCGGCAGGCCCAAGTGAAATTGGAAGGCGTAACGGTGGAAGCCCTAATCGGCTTTGGCAAAGCAGAAGACGGTGGTTACGGCATTTCAGCTGATCTGCACGTAAACATCCCGGGCATTGGGCAAAGCCAAGCCGAGGAATTGGTAGAAGCCGCCCACGGCATCTGCCCCTACTCGCGCGCGACCCGAGGTAACATCGAAGTTAACTTGACGACTACGACCAACGCCGCTTAA
- a CDS encoding MarR family winged helix-turn-helix transcriptional regulator, translated as MSTSTNPQVETDLLKLENQLCFPLYAASRMLTKAYQPLLLALDLTYPQYLVFMLLWEHEQLTVKALGEKLLLDSGTLTPLLKRMEQKQWVSRRRDPEDERSVIIELTPAGRAMQAQARHIPEQLLEKLAMSPVEISALRTQLTHLLAQLT; from the coding sequence ATGTCTACCTCCACTAATCCACAAGTTGAAACTGATTTGCTCAAGCTGGAAAACCAGCTTTGCTTCCCTTTGTATGCGGCTTCACGAATGCTAACAAAGGCCTATCAACCTCTTCTGTTGGCCCTCGACCTCACATACCCGCAATACTTGGTGTTTATGCTGCTCTGGGAGCACGAACAGTTAACGGTAAAAGCGCTAGGCGAGAAACTGTTGCTTGATTCGGGCACCCTCACACCCCTGCTGAAGCGCATGGAGCAGAAGCAATGGGTCAGCCGCCGCCGCGACCCCGAAGATGAGCGTTCGGTCATTATTGAGCTGACCCCAGCTGGACGTGCTATGCAAGCCCAAGCACGCCATATACCAGAGCAGCTGCTCGAAAAGCTGGCTATGTCGCCGGTTGAAATCAGTGCCCTTCGCACTCAACTTACGCACTTACTTGCTCAGCTAACTTAA
- a CDS encoding rhodanese-like domain-containing protein: protein MPDITPTELKQRQAAGEQPTIIDVRETWENEEGRIEGSQNIPLGTLPQKLDELEELKEQEIIVHCKGGGRSASAKAFLTQQGFTNVRNLIGGFQAYQQG from the coding sequence ATGCCCGATATCACTCCTACCGAACTGAAACAGCGTCAAGCTGCTGGTGAACAGCCTACCATAATCGACGTACGCGAAACCTGGGAAAACGAAGAAGGCCGCATAGAAGGCAGCCAGAATATTCCGCTCGGCACGTTGCCCCAAAAGCTAGATGAGCTCGAAGAGTTGAAAGAGCAAGAGATTATCGTGCATTGCAAAGGGGGTGGGCGCTCTGCTTCTGCCAAAGCCTTCCTCACGCAGCAAGGCTTTACCAATGTGCGCAACCTGATAGGCGGCTTCCAGGCTTATCAGCAAGGATAA
- a CDS encoding T9SS type A sorting domain-containing protein: MSLKPLRYSLISLLSLMSLVGHAQDIAPLTTGPVRTSQPTQATALRGQALSLPFFDDFTSPQEGVPKVQNWLPQGGVLVNNRMAFEPPTRGVATFDGLRSNGAAYGVGGTSTLDSLISQPINLSGRTAADKLYLGFFWQAGNIRSGPSFSSSSRPVFLQLEFKDNTGSWRQVWVERSTGERTAFRQKFIAITQPQYLHGDFQFRFRASGNVATNEDNWSVDYVRLAPLGPTPPRTVVDTLYQDVAISKPLSSLLARGSAMPIWQFNAASNPASQLNPATFTTVNNLDKSGFPTPLLATGTLQVLPAGPVVTFPTSAPSTLLSNQQQVRVEGNLSALTLPNTAEAKSIRHRITLVSNEINPLTLPNDTISRVTELSDYYAYDDGTAEARLSIPPFDQPGNRFYALRFEVNRPDQVRSIRIRPVYPQAAGRQITVNIWDVDPDPTFNGQPAATAKASQSVVIPASLPAGQTFLEVVFATPVPVSGRFYAGYGHGPTGLLVANAIPFGLDLNSPIPADAFWQFTPGWTQPTGIAYPPGALMLRPVLTNNVLAVAPASVAATYSIFPNPNTDGQVQVQGLYVQAVVLDALGRAVWQQPATERGRPTLDLNALPAGVYLVQLTLADKLTVTKRLVLTK, from the coding sequence ATGAGCTTGAAACCTTTACGCTATTCGCTTATCTCCCTGCTAAGCTTGATGTCGTTGGTGGGGCACGCGCAGGATATAGCTCCCCTTACTACCGGTCCGGTTCGTACCTCGCAGCCCACTCAGGCAACGGCTCTGCGCGGACAAGCGTTAAGCTTACCTTTTTTCGATGATTTTACGTCACCGCAGGAAGGAGTACCAAAGGTACAGAACTGGCTGCCCCAGGGCGGTGTGCTCGTAAACAACCGGATGGCTTTCGAGCCACCTACACGCGGCGTAGCCACCTTTGACGGCTTGCGCAGCAACGGCGCGGCTTACGGTGTTGGGGGAACTAGCACGCTTGATTCGCTCATTTCGCAGCCGATCAACCTGAGTGGTCGCACGGCGGCCGATAAGCTATATCTTGGCTTCTTCTGGCAAGCCGGCAACATCCGGAGCGGCCCTAGCTTTAGTAGCAGCAGCCGGCCCGTATTTTTGCAGCTTGAATTCAAGGACAATACGGGTAGCTGGCGGCAGGTGTGGGTTGAGCGCAGCACCGGCGAACGTACTGCTTTTCGCCAGAAGTTTATTGCTATTACGCAGCCGCAATATTTGCACGGCGACTTTCAATTTCGTTTCCGGGCAAGTGGCAACGTGGCGACCAACGAAGACAACTGGAGCGTCGACTACGTACGATTGGCTCCCCTTGGTCCTACCCCACCCCGCACCGTGGTCGACACGCTCTACCAAGACGTAGCCATCAGCAAACCGCTATCCAGCTTGCTGGCCCGCGGTTCGGCTATGCCCATCTGGCAGTTCAACGCCGCCAGCAACCCCGCCAGCCAGCTTAACCCAGCTACGTTCACGACCGTCAACAACCTCGATAAGAGCGGTTTTCCTACTCCTCTCTTGGCTACTGGCACCTTGCAAGTGCTACCAGCTGGGCCCGTTGTCACCTTTCCCACTAGCGCCCCTAGTACCCTGCTGAGCAATCAGCAACAGGTTCGCGTAGAAGGCAATCTTTCGGCGCTAACCCTGCCCAACACAGCCGAAGCAAAGTCTATTCGACACCGTATTACCTTGGTCAGCAACGAGATAAACCCGCTCACGCTGCCCAACGATACCATTTCCCGCGTAACCGAGCTTAGCGACTACTACGCCTACGACGACGGCACCGCCGAGGCCCGGCTAAGCATCCCACCCTTCGACCAGCCGGGCAACCGGTTTTATGCATTGCGGTTTGAAGTGAACCGTCCAGACCAAGTGCGGAGTATTCGCATTAGGCCGGTTTATCCGCAAGCCGCCGGGCGCCAAATCACGGTAAACATCTGGGATGTCGACCCTGACCCCACCTTCAACGGACAACCAGCGGCTACTGCTAAGGCTAGCCAGAGCGTGGTTATTCCGGCCTCCTTACCAGCTGGTCAAACTTTCTTAGAGGTGGTGTTTGCTACGCCGGTGCCCGTAAGCGGCCGGTTTTATGCGGGTTACGGTCATGGGCCAACAGGGCTATTGGTAGCCAATGCTATTCCTTTCGGGCTTGACTTAAATTCGCCCATTCCGGCAGATGCTTTTTGGCAATTCACGCCGGGATGGACGCAGCCTACCGGCATTGCTTATCCGCCCGGAGCGCTGATGCTACGGCCCGTACTCACCAACAATGTGCTAGCCGTGGCACCGGCTTCGGTGGCTGCTACTTACAGCATATTCCCCAACCCGAACACAGATGGGCAAGTGCAAGTGCAAGGCCTCTATGTCCAGGCGGTAGTGCTAGATGCTTTGGGACGCGCTGTTTGGCAGCAACCCGCCACCGAGCGGGGTCGTCCTACCTTAGATTTAAACGCCCTACCAGCTGGCGTATATTTAGTACAACTCACACTGGCTGATAAGCTTACGGTTACCAAGCGTTTGGTACTAACAAAATAG
- a CDS encoding PASTA domain-containing protein codes for MSFLKSDTPLDLVKHLVVMGLATAALVFGFFFVYLPLTTNHGETIVVPKITGMNQAALDDYLGDRSLRYFVDDSSYNPRVPPFQVLQQDPLPGERVKEDRKIYITVAMKNPPVIKMPKLTEGSEKNAQMILSSYGLTVGKLIKVPDVRTNQVLRQLVNGKEIAPGAPITKGSRIDLEVADGLGNQEFPVPNLINMPADEATTLLVGQGLQLGETFYQEPQEGETEGTVVKQRPVAAPGATIRMGQLVDIWVAGQAPVK; via the coding sequence ATGTCCTTTCTCAAATCTGACACCCCGCTCGACCTTGTCAAACACTTAGTGGTGATGGGCCTGGCCACAGCAGCGTTGGTGTTCGGCTTTTTCTTCGTGTATCTGCCCCTCACCACCAATCACGGTGAAACGATTGTGGTGCCCAAAATCACGGGCATGAACCAAGCCGCCCTCGACGACTACCTCGGCGACCGGAGCCTCCGCTATTTCGTCGACGATTCCAGCTACAACCCGCGCGTTCCGCCTTTTCAGGTTCTTCAGCAAGACCCTTTGCCGGGCGAACGGGTAAAGGAAGACCGCAAAATCTACATCACGGTGGCCATGAAAAACCCGCCGGTGATAAAGATGCCGAAACTCACGGAAGGCTCGGAGAAGAACGCGCAGATGATTTTGAGCAGCTACGGCCTGACAGTGGGTAAGCTGATCAAGGTGCCCGATGTGCGAACCAATCAAGTACTTCGGCAGCTGGTGAATGGTAAAGAAATTGCCCCCGGAGCACCCATCACCAAAGGTTCTCGCATCGACTTAGAAGTAGCCGACGGCTTGGGCAACCAGGAGTTCCCGGTTCCAAACCTCATCAATATGCCAGCCGACGAAGCCACTACTCTGTTGGTAGGCCAAGGCTTGCAACTCGGCGAAACCTTCTATCAGGAGCCGCAGGAAGGCGAAACCGAAGGCACAGTAGTGAAGCAGCGCCCCGTTGCCGCACCCGGCGCTACTATTCGCATGGGCCAGCTAGTTGACATTTGGGTAGCCGGCCAAGCACCAGTTAAGTAA
- a CDS encoding D-alanine--D-alanine ligase family protein — MAQKKLLKALDRPTPNFRVVTVEEWDAADPAATLDYLVRELGLPLVFKAPRQGSSIGVSILREADATKFAAAVERSLFRKTVIRAEWQNLTERDKLQWVQQLVDIREGIGLPVLVEVTGVKAATFENEAPQPEAIIYHPEALLSALDKHFKTAEAVRLTNLDGEAQVLVESFVNGREFSCIVVEDADGKPLALPPTEIVKGEEMFDYRSKYLPGLARKITPIDLPETEIQRIREACEEMFETFGFQVYARLDGFIQADGTLFLNDPNTTSGMLPASFFFHQAAEIGLNPSQFLTFLIRTSLAARRRGGMQPVRLASLLSQLDAAVASRQQQECTRTKVAVIMGGYSSERHISVESGRNIYEKLSSSVKYEPVPVFLTGNSQEFRLYVLPINVMLKDNADDIREKIELAEAGHATHPILTRIRHEAEAITSTYAGQPVEQPRRITFPELADTVSEVFIALHGRPGEDGALQRELEQYGLPYNGSGAESSSITINKFETNRQLREAGLRVAEHRMASRLEWTADPEAFYQSLEEQFSYPFIAKPADDGCSSAVKKIKNRAELAAFSRLIFRDQEDLMPADASVLQLGFKEEFPQKEAFLVETLIARDGAAHFLEVTGGLLTHWSENGELEIEVFEASEALATGEVLSLEEKFLAGEGQNITPARYAPDPVERQRISEEVKAELRRVAEVLNIQGYARIDAFVRVRQNGAVEVLIIEVNSLPGMTPATCIFHQTALAGYTPYQFIDQILEFGKQRSEKLELKS, encoded by the coding sequence GTGGCCCAAAAGAAGCTGCTCAAAGCCCTCGACCGACCCACGCCCAATTTCCGCGTCGTGACGGTAGAAGAGTGGGATGCTGCCGATCCGGCCGCTACGCTCGATTACTTGGTGCGCGAGCTAGGCTTGCCACTGGTTTTCAAAGCGCCGCGCCAGGGCTCTAGCATTGGCGTCAGCATCTTGCGTGAAGCCGATGCCACCAAGTTTGCCGCGGCGGTGGAGCGCAGCTTGTTCCGCAAAACCGTCATCCGCGCTGAGTGGCAAAACCTGACCGAGCGGGATAAACTCCAGTGGGTGCAGCAGCTCGTGGATATCCGTGAGGGTATTGGCCTGCCCGTGCTAGTAGAAGTGACGGGGGTTAAAGCCGCAACTTTTGAAAACGAGGCACCTCAACCCGAAGCCATTATATATCATCCCGAAGCGCTGCTGAGCGCCTTGGATAAGCACTTTAAAACCGCCGAAGCGGTGCGCCTGACCAACCTAGATGGTGAGGCACAGGTGCTGGTTGAGAGTTTCGTAAACGGCCGCGAATTCTCGTGCATCGTGGTAGAGGATGCCGATGGTAAGCCGTTGGCCTTGCCACCAACCGAGATTGTGAAGGGCGAGGAAATGTTTGATTACCGCTCGAAGTACCTTCCGGGTCTAGCGCGCAAAATCACTCCCATCGACTTACCAGAAACAGAAATCCAGCGCATCCGCGAGGCGTGCGAGGAAATGTTTGAAACGTTCGGCTTCCAGGTATACGCTCGTTTAGACGGGTTTATCCAGGCCGACGGCACGCTTTTCCTGAATGACCCGAATACTACGTCGGGTATGTTGCCGGCTTCATTCTTCTTCCATCAGGCGGCAGAAATCGGACTGAATCCATCACAGTTTCTCACGTTCCTGATTCGCACTTCGTTGGCGGCGCGGCGGCGCGGCGGCATGCAACCTGTGCGGCTGGCTAGCCTGCTAAGCCAATTGGATGCAGCCGTGGCTTCGCGGCAGCAGCAGGAATGCACGCGCACCAAAGTGGCCGTTATTATGGGCGGTTACTCGTCGGAGCGACACATTTCGGTGGAGAGCGGGCGCAACATCTACGAGAAGTTGAGCTCGTCGGTGAAGTATGAGCCGGTACCGGTGTTCCTAACGGGCAACAGCCAGGAGTTCCGTCTCTACGTGCTGCCCATCAACGTGATGCTCAAGGATAACGCGGACGATATTCGGGAAAAGATAGAACTGGCGGAAGCTGGTCACGCCACGCACCCAATCTTGACTCGTATCCGTCATGAAGCCGAGGCCATTACCAGCACCTACGCCGGGCAACCCGTGGAGCAGCCGCGCCGCATCACTTTCCCGGAATTAGCTGATACCGTAAGCGAAGTATTTATTGCTTTGCACGGCCGGCCCGGCGAAGACGGAGCGTTGCAGCGTGAGCTAGAACAGTACGGCTTGCCGTACAACGGTTCGGGCGCCGAAAGCAGCAGCATCACCATCAACAAATTCGAAACCAACCGCCAGCTGCGCGAAGCAGGCTTGCGCGTAGCCGAACACCGCATGGCCAGCCGCCTCGAGTGGACAGCCGATCCGGAAGCTTTCTACCAGAGCCTGGAAGAGCAGTTCTCTTATCCCTTCATCGCCAAGCCCGCCGACGATGGTTGTTCTTCGGCTGTGAAGAAAATCAAGAACCGGGCAGAACTTGCAGCTTTCAGTCGCCTCATCTTCCGCGACCAAGAAGACCTTATGCCCGCCGATGCCAGCGTGCTACAACTCGGTTTCAAAGAAGAATTCCCGCAGAAGGAAGCTTTCTTGGTGGAAACCTTGATAGCGCGCGACGGAGCGGCGCACTTCCTTGAAGTAACCGGCGGCCTGCTCACCCATTGGAGTGAAAACGGCGAACTAGAAATCGAGGTATTCGAGGCTTCCGAAGCGTTGGCTACCGGTGAAGTTTTGAGTTTGGAAGAGAAATTCTTGGCTGGTGAAGGCCAGAACATTACTCCGGCCCGCTACGCACCCGACCCGGTGGAGCGCCAACGCATTTCCGAAGAAGTGAAAGCCGAACTGCGCCGGGTGGCGGAGGTGCTCAATATTCAGGGCTATGCGCGCATTGATGCCTTCGTACGGGTGCGGCAAAATGGTGCAGTGGAAGTACTTATCATTGAGGTGAATTCGTTACCGGGAATGACGCCAGCCACCTGCATTTTCCACCAAACCGCGCTGGCCGGGTACACGCCCTACCAGTTTATCGACCAAATTTTAGAGTTTGGAAAACAGAGAAGTGAGAAGCTAGAACTAAAAAGTTAA
- a CDS encoding phosphoglycerate kinase, with product MKTLDQYNFSGKRAVVRVDFNVPLDKEFNITDDTRIRAATPTIQKILADGGSVVLLSHLGRPKGGPENKYSLQHIVARLSQEYGKEVQFADDALKAEEKANALQPGQVLLVENVRFYPEEEKGDENFATQLAKLGEVYVNDAFGAAHRKHASTAVMGSKFAPEDRIAGYLLQSELDNAQKVLEHAERPFTAIMGGAKISDKIQLIEKLLDKVDNLLIGGGMAYTFAKAQGGSIGSSLLEADKMDLALSLIQQAKDKGVNLVLPTDSIIADKFANDANTAEASNQSIPDGWLGLDLGPESQKAFADIVRQSKTILWNGPMGVFEMSNFAAGTSTVAQAIAEATEAGAFSLIGGGDSAAAVNQLGFSDKVSYISTGGGALLEYMEGKELPGVAALEGR from the coding sequence ATGAAAACCCTCGATCAGTACAACTTCAGCGGCAAGCGCGCCGTGGTACGCGTGGACTTCAACGTGCCGCTTGACAAGGAGTTCAACATCACCGACGATACCCGCATCCGGGCTGCTACGCCCACTATTCAGAAGATTTTGGCTGATGGAGGCTCGGTGGTCCTGCTTTCGCACCTAGGTCGGCCCAAAGGCGGCCCCGAAAACAAATACTCGCTCCAGCACATCGTAGCGCGCCTAAGCCAAGAGTACGGCAAGGAAGTACAGTTTGCAGATGATGCGCTGAAGGCCGAAGAAAAAGCCAACGCTTTACAGCCGGGCCAGGTGTTGCTCGTCGAAAACGTGCGTTTCTACCCGGAAGAAGAGAAAGGCGACGAAAACTTTGCCACGCAGCTAGCCAAACTCGGCGAGGTATACGTGAACGACGCTTTCGGAGCGGCTCACCGCAAACATGCTTCCACGGCCGTTATGGGCTCGAAATTCGCACCCGAAGACCGGATAGCAGGCTACCTGCTCCAGTCGGAGCTAGACAACGCCCAGAAGGTACTCGAACACGCCGAGCGGCCGTTCACCGCTATCATGGGCGGCGCCAAGATTTCCGACAAGATTCAACTCATTGAAAAGCTGCTCGATAAGGTGGACAATCTGCTGATTGGCGGCGGAATGGCCTACACGTTTGCCAAGGCGCAGGGCGGCAGCATCGGCAGTTCATTGCTCGAAGCCGACAAAATGGATTTGGCTTTGAGTTTAATTCAGCAAGCCAAAGACAAAGGCGTAAACTTGGTGTTGCCGACCGACAGCATCATTGCCGACAAGTTTGCCAACGACGCCAATACCGCCGAAGCCAGCAACCAAAGCATTCCCGACGGCTGGCTCGGCTTAGACCTCGGTCCCGAGTCGCAAAAAGCTTTTGCCGACATCGTGCGGCAGTCGAAAACCATCCTCTGGAACGGACCAATGGGCGTGTTTGAAATGAGCAACTTCGCGGCCGGTACCTCAACAGTGGCCCAAGCTATTGCCGAAGCTACCGAAGCAGGCGCCTTCAGCCTCATCGGCGGCGGCGACTCCGCGGCGGCTGTCAACCAGCTCGGCTTCTCCGACAAAGTTTCCTACATCTCCACCGGCGGTGGGGCCTTGCTCGAATACATGGAAGGCAAAGAACTGCCCGGCGTGGCCGCTCTGGAAGGGCGCTAA
- a CDS encoding site-2 protease family protein yields the protein MPSPENTPLPLPFPDAPASAFTSVEEAQAAFVRYERPSPPRWRTALLHLLLFVVTLVTTTLAGLELTRGGINFLPIEIFLLPVKQMWPELRRGLWFSLPFLGVLTVHEFGHYFTARYNQIRVTLPYYIPFILGIGTFGAVIRIKDRIFSRREFFDVGLAGPLAGFLVAVPVLIYGFTHLPSLEYLFEIHPEYRAYGADYARYVYRGSQGFTLAKPLLYQGLEYLFADPALIPHPNELMHYPVLLAGVLALFFTALNLLPIGQLDGGIFCMACLVFSALIGCRGCCLLPSSFTPGWVCLR from the coding sequence GTGCCTTCCCCCGAGAATACGCCCCTGCCTCTTCCCTTTCCTGATGCTCCGGCTTCTGCTTTCACTTCTGTAGAAGAAGCGCAAGCGGCCTTTGTGCGCTACGAGCGGCCAAGCCCGCCTCGTTGGCGCACGGCGCTGTTGCACCTGCTCCTGTTCGTGGTTACGCTCGTCACGACTACGCTGGCGGGTCTGGAACTCACACGGGGCGGCATCAACTTTCTGCCGATAGAAATATTTCTGTTGCCCGTCAAGCAGATGTGGCCAGAGCTTCGCCGTGGCTTGTGGTTTTCGCTGCCATTTCTGGGCGTGCTTACGGTGCACGAGTTTGGGCACTACTTCACGGCGCGCTACAACCAGATTCGGGTGACGCTGCCTTACTACATTCCGTTCATACTCGGCATCGGTACCTTTGGGGCGGTTATTCGAATAAAGGACCGGATTTTTTCGCGGCGGGAGTTTTTTGACGTTGGGCTGGCGGGGCCGCTAGCCGGCTTTCTGGTGGCGGTGCCTGTTCTAATCTACGGCTTCACGCACCTGCCGTCGCTGGAGTATCTATTTGAAATTCACCCCGAGTACCGCGCTTACGGTGCCGACTACGCCCGGTACGTGTACCGAGGCAGCCAAGGCTTCACGCTAGCAAAACCGTTGCTGTACCAAGGACTAGAATACCTGTTTGCTGATCCAGCACTGATTCCTCACCCGAATGAGCTGATGCATTATCCGGTGTTGTTAGCAGGAGTGCTGGCGTTGTTTTTCACGGCTCTCAACCTGCTGCCCATTGGCCAACTCGACGGGGGCATATTCTGTATGGCCTGCTTGGTTTTCAGCGCTTTAATCGGTTGTCGGGGGTGCTGTTTATTGCCTTCATCTTTTACGCCGGGTTGGGTTTGTTTACGCTAA